In the Acomys russatus chromosome 13, mAcoRus1.1, whole genome shotgun sequence genome, one interval contains:
- the LOC127196975 gene encoding 60S ribosomal protein L7a-like, giving the protein MPKGKKAKRKKVAPAHAMVKKQKAKDMVNRLFEKRPKNFGIEQDIRPKRDLPRFVKWPRHTRLQWQRAILYTRFKVPPAINQLTQVLDQQTATQLLKLAYRTGRRQSRRCR; this is encoded by the coding sequence ATGCCCAAGGGAAAGAAGGCCAAAAGGAAGAAGGTGGCCCCTGCCCACGCCATGGTGAAGAAACAGAAGGCCAAAGACATGGTCAATCGTTTGTTTGAGAAGAGGCCCAAGAACTTCGGCATCGAGCAGGACATCCGGCCCAAAAGAGATCTCCCTCGCTTTGTCAAATGGCCCCGCCACACCAGGCTGCAGTGGCAGAGGGCCATCCTCTATACACGGTTCAAAGTGCCTCCGGCCATTAACCAGCTCACCCAGGTCCTGGACCAGCAAACAGCCACCCAGCTGCTTAAGCTTGCCTACAGGACAGGCCGGAGACAAAGCAGGAGATGTAGATAA
- the LOC127196822 gene encoding histone H1.10 has product MSVELEEALPPTSSDGAARKTAKASGPAAPAQPKRRKNRKKNQPGKYSQLVVETIRKLGERGGSSLARIYAEARKVAWFDQQNGRTYLKYSIRALVQNDTLLQVKGTGANGSFKLNRKKLEGGPERRGTSAASSPAPKARTAAAADRTPARPQPERHAHKSKKAAAAAGAKKVKKAAKPSVPKVPKGRK; this is encoded by the coding sequence ATGTCGGTGGAGCTTGAGGAGGCCCTGCCGCCGACGAGCTCCGACGGGGCGGCCCGCAAGACGGCCAAGGCGAGCGGCCCTGCGGCGCCCGCGCAGCCCAAGAGAAGGAAGAACCGCAAGAAGAACCAGCCGGGCAAGTACAGCCAGCTGGTGGTGGAGACCATCCGCAAGCTGGGTGAGCGCGGCGGCTCCTCCCTGGCGCGCATCTACGCCGAGGCCAGGAAGGTGGCGTGGTTCGACCAGCAGAACGGGCGCACCTACCTCAAGTACTCGATCCGGGCGCTGGTGCAGAACGACACGCTGCTGCAGGTGAAGGGCACCGGCGCCAACGGCTCCTTCAAGCTGAACCGCAAGAAGCTGGAGGGCGGCCCGGAGCGGCGTGGAACCTCGGCAGCCAGCAGCCCCGCGCCCAAGGCGCGCACGGCAGCGGCGGCGGACAGAACGCCCGCCAGGCCGCAGCCCGAGCGGCACGCGCACAAGAGCAAGAAGGCGGCGGCTGCTGCCGGCGCGAAGAAGGTGAAGAAGGCAGCCAAACCCAGCGTGCCTAAGGTGCCTAAGGGCCGCAAGTGA